A genomic region of Vanessa tameamea isolate UH-Manoa-2023 chromosome 11, ilVanTame1 primary haplotype, whole genome shotgun sequence contains the following coding sequences:
- the LOC113400947 gene encoding organic cation transporter protein-like: MGNLIISGDNCDADNLTFKVVGDFGKWQLWISIYMAMIKLPLAWYQLNIIFMAPPQQFWCAKPESFAVWTDEDWRQICCPKNEEHPCLIFDPEILIFELNMDRSLIPLVPCPRFVYDNSVFNRTITSDWNLVCSKHWLIHFTQCVMMWGVLVGGIIFGVVADKYGRKYPLMIGITLQCTMSYICSITTSYWIFIINWSLLAVASGGIGIISFVISMEVVGGKWRTIMPIVYQLPFGLGNAVMAALAYWLRDWRKLEFALATLSSIYLIYWLLIPESPRWLLATGRNKKALEVLKKAAKQNNREKYYDAVLHNIIICKTRNRNDPGFIAFLRSENMRLKTLLLSLNWFFTGLAFYTFSQYLGLIGGNIFLAVAMSGFIYIAGGLTCILIITKAGRKTTIYIYQVISSLCFFFIILIPRDYYANDWPRLLFAGLGFAGLAGTVPALYLYTGELYPTLGRNAGVAGVTTFARIASMVAPAVVSLDDVRPDLPLILLTIVSAAQLVLLAPLPETKDRPLPDTLDQAEQFK; encoded by the exons atgggaAAC CTCATCATTTCTGGTGACAATTGTGATGCTGATAACCTTACATTCAAAGTTGTTGGCGATTTCGGGAAATGGCAGTTGTGGATAAGTATATATATGGCTATGATAAAGTTGCCGCTCGCTTGgtatcaattaaatatcatatttatggcCCCTCCTCAACAATTTTGGTGCGCAAAACCAGAATCATTCGCTGTTTGGACAGATGAAGATTGGCGACAAATTTGCTGTCCG AAAAATGAAGAACATCCTTGTTTGATTTTCGATCCTGAAATTCTAATATTCGAGCTAAATATGGATAGATCATTGATACCACTGGTTCCATGTCCTCGTTTTGTTTACGATAACAGTGTCTTTAACAGAACTATCACATCAGACTGGAATTTAGTATGCTCTAAGCATTGGCTCATACAT ttcaCCCAATGTGTAATGATGTGGGGTGTTTTAGTAGGTGGTATTATTTTTGGTGTGGTAGCCGACAAATACGGTCGTAAATATCCACTTATGATTGGAATTACACTGCAATGCACCATGAGCTATATCTGTAGTATAACAACATCTTAttggatatttattattaactggtCTCTTTTAGCTGTGGCTTCTGGGGGTATAGGAATTATATCGTTTGTTATCAGTATGGAG GTTGTTGGTGGTAAGTGGAGAACAATAATGCCTATCGTTTACCAGTTGCCATTCGGATTAGGAAATGCAGTGATGGCTGCCTTAGCTTATTGGCTTAGAGACTGGAGGAAACTTGAATTTGCTTTAGCAACCCTTTCGtccatttatttgatatattggtTATTAATACCCGAGTCGCCAAGATGGCTTCTAGCTACTGGTCGAAATAAAAAAGCTTTAG AAGTTCTAAAAAAAGCAGCCAAACAAAATAATAGAGAAAAATACTATGACGCTGTTttgcacaatataataatttgcaaAACACGAAACCGTAATGATCCAGGATTTATAGCATTTCTAAGATCTGAAAATATGAGACTAAAAACTTTACTTTTGTCTTTGAATtg gttcTTTACCGGATTAGCGTTTTATACATTCTCGCAATATCTAGGATTAATTGGCGGGAACATTTTTTTAGCAGTCGCAATGAgtggatttatttatattgccgGAGGATTaacatgtatattaattatcacTAAAGCTGGAAGAAAAAcgactatctatatatatcaaGTGATATcatcattatgttttttttttataatacttattccAAGAGATTATTATGCAAACGATTGGCCAAGGTTGTTATTTGCAGGACTAGGCTTTGCGGGTTTAGCG GGTACTGTACCAGCATTGTATTTGTATACGGGAGAATTATACCCGACTCTAGGGCGTAACGCAGGTGTGGCCGGTGTTACAACTTTCGCTCGTATTGCGTCTATGGTAGCTCCAGCTGTTGTGAGCTTAGATGACGTAAGACCTGACCTACCACTTATTCTACTGACAATAGTTTCGGCTGCCCAATTGGTATTACTTGCACCCTTGCCGGAAACAAAAGATAGACCACTCCCAGATACTCTAGATCAAGCTgaacaattcaaataa